One Bombyx mori chromosome 28, ASM3026992v2 DNA segment encodes these proteins:
- the LOC101736833 gene encoding uncharacterized protein LOC101736833 yields MASNADKLLWILLFAGVLSYGTQCPMHEMTDAKAAYKSGEIPDSSMPITLDNIKAKLKESGIFDWQDASLNDRERKELSKLFDAVEIMTTSRNRQPPNVQNMFSTLRLVERVVKKQLKEGQISESLAGKFQWEKLSTRQRRERPLYHLDKFANVRMYKNIS; encoded by the exons ATGGCCTCGAACGCTGATAAGCTGTTATGGATTTTACT GTTCGCGGGCGTTCTTTCTTACGGCACGCAATG CCCTATGCACGAAATGACGGACGCAAAAGCTGCTTACAAATCCGGCGAAATACCAGACAGCTCCATGCCTATAACGTTGGATAATATCAAAGCAAAACTGAAGGAGTCCGGCATCTTTGACTGGCAGGATGCGAGCTTAAACGACAGAGAGCGTAAGGAGTTAAGTAAGCTCTTTGATGCAGTGGAAATTATG ACTACATCTCGCAATCGACAGCCTCCGAACGTGCAAAACATGTTCTCTACTCTGCGTCTCGTCGAGAGAGTCGTTAAGAAGCAACTCAAAGAGGGACAGATATCCGAATCTTTAGCCGGGAAATTCCAATGGGAGAAACT ATCTACACGTCAAAGAAGAGAGAGACCGCTGTACCATTTAGATAAATTCGCCAACGTCAGAATGTACAAGAACATTTCTTGA